Part of the Cryptosporangium arvum DSM 44712 genome, GTCAAGCGCAAATCTGTTGCGATTCCAAGGTGTGATACGCGTCACGAAAACCCGTCGCGGAGCCCGGCGCGCGTCAGGCGACGACGGCCGTCGCGGTGGGGCTATCGTCCTCGAGCGTCACCCGAGAGACGATCGACAGACCCGCGAGGTGCCGAACGTTGGGCGGGGACGGTACGGTGTCACTACGAGACATGCCATCATCCGGGGCCTCTCGCATGACGCCCCGATACACCTGTGCGAGGGGGTCGAGCCAATGGGGCGCGGCCGTGCTAAGGCTAAGCAGACAAAGGTCGCGCGTGAGCTGAAGTACAGCTCTCCCAACACCGACTTGGACGCTCTCCAACGGGAGCTGTCCAGCTCCCCTAGTTCCGCCTCCACGGATGACGACGAGTACGAAGACGAGTACTCAGGTCGTTACGACGAAGACGACTGGGCACCGCGGCGCTGAGCCGCGAAACCCAGTTGCGACGTCGCCCGCTCCGTCGCCGCGCCGGACCTTTCGGCGCGGCCCCCTTATGTCGGGGGGAGCGGGTCCAGGCCGAAGAGAGCAAGGTCGTGGGAGCAAAGCTCACGTCTGAACCTGAGGGGGTGGGGAGAGTCACCTCACGGTGACTGAGTGCGGGATCTTCGGTAGCCCGCACGCTCCCTTCTGGGATGCTGAACCGCGGAGCTATGAACGGCGCAGACTCGGTTTGCGCTGTTCATGGCGCTTGACGTAGGTCAGCTTGCCCCGCGCGAACGAGCAATCCGCGCGGCCCGGAGAAGGAGACAGTCGTGACCAGCCAGCACGCGGCTTACGGGGCGGTTTTCCCGATCAGCGACCAGCTGCCGCTGGGTCGGATCACCGCCGATCTCGCGAGCATGGCGCTGCGGTCGGGTGAGGTGCTCGGCAGCGACGGCGTGAAGACCGGCCACGACCCCGACGAGGCGTCGCAGCCGGAGTTAGTGTCGCCGGAGGAAGCCGGGGCCGCGCGGCCCTTCGGGCTGCGTTTCGCCACGCTTCCCGACCGGGCCGTCAACCTGCCGTTGGACACGATCGCCTACGACGACGACACCCAGGTGGCATTGGCCAGGGAGGGTGCCGGCTGGGCGCCGCTGGCCCACCACTCGATGGGGTTGACGCTGCGTACCACCGGCCAGATCCCCCGCGAGGACGAGATCCACGACAAGTCTTCCTGAGCCGTGCCGCCAACCGTTCTGATCCTCACCGAACGGCTCGACCCGACCTCCGACCTGGTGGTGACCGCACTCGCCGACCGCGGTGTCACGGTGTTCCGCGTCGACACCGCGGACTTCCCGGCTCTCCTGACGGTCACCGCCGAGTTCGACGGCGCCGGGTGGCGGTCGGAGCTGCGCTCGCCGTTCCGTTCGCTGGCGATCTCCGACGTCTGCGGGGCCTACTACCGGCGTCCGTCGGCGTTCACGTTCCCGACGATGAGCCCGGCCGACCGGCAGTGGGCCGAGCTGGAGGCCCGGATCGGCCTCGGCGGGCTGCTCGCGCTGGTTCCCAACTGGCTCAACCACCCCAGCCGGATCGGCTACGCCGAGTACAAGCCCGTGCAGCTCGCGACGGCCGGCCAGGCGGGCCTCTCGGTGCCCCGGACGTTGATCACCAAC contains:
- a CDS encoding DUF3073 domain-containing protein; this encodes MGRGRAKAKQTKVARELKYSSPNTDLDALQRELSSSPSSASTDDDEYEDEYSGRYDEDDWAPRR
- the tgmA gene encoding putative ATP-grasp-modified RiPP; protein product: MTSQHAAYGAVFPISDQLPLGRITADLASMALRSGEVLGSDGVKTGHDPDEASQPELVSPEEAGAARPFGLRFATLPDRAVNLPLDTIAYDDDTQVALAREGAGWAPLAHHSMGLTLRTTGQIPREDEIHDKSS